The sequence acaatttatatatatataaataagtaattagATTTTTTAAATAGTTTTTTGATGAAAGATTAATGTTAATAACGTAATTAATAACACACACTTTATTAATGTACAAGTTATGCATGAGAGGGCGACTACCCGCTTTGCGAGCAGCCCGaagtcattgcaggcgaacctccgtgaccatgagggagaataactttgtgggtgcagggaatcgaacccttgacctccacaTTGGAAGGTCAGGGTCTTACCATGCAACCACCACCCTCATGGTTGATTCTGCATTGCTATTAAATTACCCTTACATATAAAATCATGGACTCCATAGTTATAGCTTTTTATTATAGCAACAAGTTTTCGTGTTAGCCGCGCGTTGCGGCGACTAGTGAAAAAAAAAAAGACAAGAAAAACACCCAACTAAAATCTTGAACCCATGAAAACTTAGTgtttaataatttgaattaatagtATACATCTGGTCAAACTTGTACTTTTTTAAAATAGTTAAAAATCAATGACTCAAGTACAGTGGTGATTCTAGGATTATAACTCTATGGTACCCAAAATTTTTtttcagtactaattatatttTATTGACATTTTAATGGTAGTTTAccttaataaaactacaaattcgaaaaatatatggaaTTCGAGTAGTTAAATTTTGTAGTGTGCTAcacaataaaaaagaaaaaatataaatttgGAAATATGTGGATCCTGCAGTTAAATTTAgtagtgtcctatacaatttaaagggTATTTTCTTCTAAAAATTTTTACACTAATGGTGTCTCGTGACCTCACGGATTTACACATAAAGTCGCCATTGCTCAAGTAGGTCTCGAATAGGCGACCACATGCTTGTATTGGCGCGCATTAAATCATTCAACCACTAATGCATACTTGTTATTATTCTATagctattattatatatatatattcaaaacaaATTGatttgaaaagtcaaaattgaagttTCAACTGGAAGTTACTGTTCAAATCATTTttacatgaatataattataattataattataatgtaacATGAGATCATTAtgattatatgtaataaatatttttttatccAATTGAATTTAGCTTATGTTATGTTACCTGCCAACTCAGATTCAACTATAATTCACTTGTATATCAGCATTCTTAATTGATAAAATATTACATTTATTATGTAATTAAATCAATAATtatcaataattaataactaaATGTATAAATCATACTCGTTATGGGTAAAATTCGACTCGTGAATTTGTCATACATGTTTAACCAACTCGAGGATATATACCTCTGCAACTTTGATTTAATTAcactttattatttattatattccgTACTTTCAATTTTGAACCATTTGAATATTTTTTTAGTTTTCACTATTGTGTTAGCTTCCTGAttaattatattgtatatatattttttatattatagATTTTATATAATGCGAGTCATTTGTATTAGCGGGTTGTTATGGGTATGGGTTGTTATGGGTATGAGAAAAAAATATTAACTTTTCAACGGGTGTACGGGCCTCGGCGGGTTTATAAAAAATTATTGTAGGCAACAACATATAATTGGTTCTTATAATTTATACACTTGTTATAAATCACAATAATCAAAGCCGtcataaaatactactttaatcgaTTTACGACATTATGTAGTAGTAtttaacatcaataaccaaaagagtttttatctttttagttaaaTATCAATTTTTTATGATTTACCTtacttgtctttttttttttttttatcatattcaGTCAATCTCTACAAAATACTACGTATCATTCAATTTCAAGTTCGTTATACTTGTATTCATATACATTTCTTTTAAAATATATTCAATCTAACATTGACTAATTATGTTTAACTCCCGCGAAATCACTAGTTATAAACTAGTTGTATTTAAAAAATAATTTAAATATAACGAGATAATAACTTTTCGAGAATAATTTGATACAATTTATTAGAGAATTTTTTGTTTATTGATTAATTTCAATCAGAGACGGATCTTGAACGACTTTAGTAGTAGGGTCAAAATCATTTCAAAAACTTATATAAGAAAAATTCTAAAATCTCGGAGGGgctattatataaaatatttatatcttaGATCCTAGAAAGTAAAATTTACACTAAGAGAACAAAATTTTGGAAGGGCCACTGCCCACCCCTGCCACCCCAAAGATCTGTCCCTGATTTAACTAATATTAGAtttttttttgggtaagcgaggaaaccctcctatgaacgagcacattgtctcctccatagaaggtaaaacctcgggtaatcaagccccccgagcgcgagacctggtaccgggtgaattgcgcactatgcgcaccctctagtcacactccctttttgaacaatttggcatagccaggaattgaacccgggtggtgtgcttcatttggCAACTCGGTGACCACTCAGGCAAACCTGAATGGTTTAATGTTAGATTTTTATGTATATTGAAAAGTTTAATTTTTATGAGAGACTTACGGGCTTGGTTATAAAAGATTACTCAAAtaaattatatacctatatctaaaaggtaaaTTGGAAATAACTAGTACTATTCATTttttcacttttcgcaaacttaaccccctaactttcattaaaatacaaatcgaaccccccactttatacgtacatttttccccaaatttcacaagcttaaccccctaacttttaatacctatatctaaaaggcaaaaTGAAATGAATATTACTATTCCTTtttccacttttcgcaaacttaacctcccaacttctattaaaatacaaatcgaccccccactttatactcttattataatacaaaacttaacccccaaacttttattaaaatacaaatcgaactctcactttactaacttttttttactaatattcaattttcacaaacttaactccctaacttttattaaaatacaaatcaaactcccactttatacgtaaagtttttttttcaaatttcacaaacttaaccccataacttttattaaaatacaaatcgaacccccactttactagcttttttttttaaataaaacccgaactctaaaagaagcaactttcacaaaaggaacaacccttcaatgttagatgtcgaaaaaaattcttttacaCAAAATAGATcacgacttttttttaactcgcattcaaaacggagcccccggcgcgaagcgaatacctatatctaaaaggtaaagtggaaatgaatagtactattcattttttcacttttcgcaaacttaaccccctaactttcattaaaatacaaatcgaaccccactttatacgtacatttttccccaaatttcacaagcttaaccccctaacttttattaaaatacaaatcgaacccccactttactaacttttttttttactaatattcaattttcacaaacttaaccccctaacttttattaaaatacaaatcaaacccccactttatacgtaaagttttttcaaatttcacaaacttaacccactaacttttattaaaatacaagtcaaacccccactttactaacttttttttttaaataaaacccgaacgctaaaagaagcaactttcataaaaggaacaacctttCAATGTTATTTtgtaaaaaattcttttttacagaaTAGATcacgactttttttttaactcgcattcaaaacggagcccccagcGCAAAGCGAGGGCTCCACGACTATAATGACTAAATCATAGACTAAATGAATAGTATTACTGTATTAGTTTTATTTAATCGTATAAATTAAATAAAGTCAATAACGTAATCGCGTGAGTATCGAAGATGATTGCAGAGCATGTGCATGGCCTTtacttaattaatttattatttttgaAGTCTTTAAATTCCTTCTTTCAAGTAAAAAAACATGCTTATAGATTTATTTTATCATCCTTTGGTAAAGTCGTAAAGAATAATAATCTGATATTAATTAAAATCAGACTAAAATATACACATTCTGCAGATAGCATAACTTCACTTATATAAATACCATAACTTCACTTATTTAATATAACTTCCTATattacacatatataaatataaatacaaatatatattttgagTATAACAATAAATAAATACTACTCCGTAGCATTATAATCAGAAATCAGTATAATAGTATCATCAAGAACAGTCATAAAACATAAACAAACGTTGAATTAGGGCAGATTATGATAAATAATAGAATTTGAATACAAATCACGCTACTTTCTTAAACAACAAAGACAGCAGGGCTAATTGGGTTGTCCTGCAGTCGTAAAATCTTGAAGTAGACGAGATAAATGACACTTTCCTCAGGCATGAAATGACAAAAAGAACGATACTAATGTTCTATAAACCACGATCAAGAAAAAGGCCATGTATCAAGGGAGATTGATCGTGTGAAAGTGAAAAAGAATTAAACGAATGTTGAAAAGGCGTTGTTATTGGTGTTTAAAGTTTATTATTCGGCGCGTTTAAAAGAGATCAGCTTTTTTCTTGGTTTGATCTTGCTTCCATTTTGGCAATTTATAAAACTCTTCTTTTGACATCCCAAGAACCGACTCAAATTCTTCAACCGAAAGGTAAGCCTGAAAGAACAAACATCAACATTTttatgtagatgtagatgtagatgtgATAATGCTGACCCATTTTCCAATAAACGTTGCAATGTTGACCCATTTTTGTATAATTGTGCCAATATGTGTCAATTTAATGTATGCCTTATCTTAAACGGGTCAAATTAAAATAATTAGCTTGTAAGGAAACGAGTCAGTCGGGTCAAAAATGTCCTTCGTGTGTGATTATATCTTGCATACTAATACTAATTACATGTAAAATGTAAAAGGTCAACTGGACTTGTTTTGGGCTAACCCAACCTGATCCATTTTGACCCATAGTAAACAATTACCTGTTTGAACCCATTACCCAACCTGCCCATCTTGCAACTATAATGCAAGAATAAAAAATCAATTATCAAACATTTACAGGAAAACTAACCTCTCTCCTCTTAAGGTCGATTCCAGGAACGGGGTTTTCGGACTTAACCCTGACTTGTTCATAGGTGAAAGTAGATTGACTGGATAAAATACCGTTTTCGTCCTCCTCGATTTCTACCTTCGGTTCTCCATCATCTTCTTCTGGAGCTGGTTCAGATGGTTCCTCGGGTGCTTCTTCAGGGGCTTCTTCAGGCTTTTCTGAATATTCAAACATTATGTATCAGAATTAGATTAGCTGATCCATAATAAAACTTTGCAGTGGCAATGTTGACCCGTTTACTTATAAATGGGCCAATTCAGGTTACggtatactccctccgtctcaaaatAAGTATCCAccttactattaataattatcaagTTGCAAAAAATAAGTGTTAAATATCATTAAACTTCCAAATTTACCTTTGTTTATTACTTTAATTCACTCATTTTTAAAAAATTCAGTCAAACTTATCTTAAATATAAGGGTAAAACTGACATTTATCATGCTTATCTTAAATCTCATAAAAATTCATATAGGACACCTTTTTATGGGATGGAGGGAGTATATTTCTAAGGGATCAACTTGATGATATTTGTCCATTGTGTACAATTTAGATTATAATTAACATAATATAATTATTGTAATCACATATGACACACGACTATTTCATGAGAAAAAATTAAATTTGACCAGAATGCGCGTATGGTCAACACAACACGTCCATCCGACTCGGTCCATTTTGACAACCGTTTTGACCCATTACCCTCGAATAGCATACAATTATGTAATCATAGTTTTTAAATTACCAGGTTCGGCAACGGGTTCGGGTTCATCGATTTTGGGGTCCGCAATAACTCCCGATAAAGCAGCAACCGCAGCCCGTCTCTGTGAACCCGCACTGCTCGATCCTTTTGATGAACCACCTTTACCACCACCCGGGGTCGATTGAAAAGCAGAGTTTAAAGCCGCCATGGCTGACGCTCGTTGCGTTGCTCCACCATCTTGATTCCCATGGCCCTGTATTACATTGCAAAGTTAGTTAATAGTTAATACCATTTCACAAACAAATATGAATAATGAATTTTCTAACGACAGCCCTTAAGGTTGTTAACACGCTTAAAAGTGTTGTACatcttaatataaaaataataattaacggtACAACGCTTTCTAGCATGTTAACAACGACCTTAAGGACTGTCATTAGAAAAATCCATAAATAAAATGTCAGTTTGATTAGATTTGCTTACCTCAGCATTGCCTGCCCCAAACAGTATCGTAATCTTCTTTTGGAATGCGTTTCCGTGGATCTAAAAACGTTGAAAATACAAATAAATTCCAAATCATGATCATCATAGCAAGTAAAACGGCTTGATAGATAATTATATGATAAGAACACATACTAATGTTTTTGAAGGTTCCCATGAGAAATATGTTGTGAAGAAGGCAGGCTCATTTCCGTCTGCAACTTTGTATAATGGAACACGTGGGGACAATCCGTCAAGATTTTCAGCCCATTCAATGTATTTCTGAAACCAATGTGGGCGGTAAAAATAGAAAAAGCTGAATTTCTATGCAAAAATGTTTGAGGTAACACTTTGATCAATTAACATGTGACTTGCTGGATTCAATATATGTTTGATCCTTAAGGAGTAAAACATAAAACTATTAGTGTAAaagaaaacgggtcaaatgggtcagAGGTTATCCAAAGTATAACTAATGcaagataaaaaaaaatatcattaatGTTGAGGTTTTGTGAAGTTTGAACCCTAGTCTCTTTGTAAACATTGTACTCATGTAATGATAAAAGAAAATTTCTAGTTAGTACCGTCAACTAAACCCTTTTCCGAGAATATTGGAGATCGGATATAACCACGTAAAATCCTTGTGTCATTTTGTTCTTGTTTGTTTATCTTGTTTATTATCCGTATATTGTTTGTGGGTATAACTTGATTACACGGGTGTTGTTTGGGTTGGTTAattactagcaatataattagagTGATCAAATAGTTATCTTTCGTGTGCACATACCTAGCGGCTAATATATAAACAACTTTTCAAATGGATATAAAAACTAAAAGGTCTAACTTAAGATAAGTTCACCGGTTTTTACCCATTACCCAACCTGTCCACAATGCCCATTTTGTCACTTTTGAAATAAATGCGTTGTATGGATTGTAATGAAGTACCTGGCCAAGATCGAGAGCGCTTTTCTTCTCCTTTGCGTCAACCGCATGACCAATCCAAACGAAAACCTCTGCATGCGTATCTAATATCAAGATATCCTCGGGCAACAAATCATCTTGATCAAAGTTGTAAACTTCTTCAATCTTATTAAAAGTCAAACAATCTTGATTTAGTATTCATGACACaaaataaaaattgaaccaaacaaATATAATATATTTACTCCATACCCACCTCAAATTTTCCTGAAGATCCACAAGGCAGCAGAAATGGTAACAAGAAACTCATTAGATATTCTAAATAgacaaaataaataaatgtaaaaattattaattcaattattataAAACCTTTATAGAGGGAAAATGCAAACAAATGAGGATCTCTAATAGTCTCGAGTGATACTTTGTTGCTCGTAAAATCTTCTTTTCCTCCAAGTGCAAGCCAAAACGTTGCGCTTTCCGTTCCTTCTTTCTGATATTTTGCTGTTACTCCAGGCTGAAAATATGGCGTTAAAATTTAAACACATAAGCATTGTATAAAATAACGATAAACTTGTTATGAAAGTACTAAAAGCATACCTTCACAAATTCAGCAATTTTGGCAGCCCATTGATGCTGCTCAAAAGTACTCTGGGTTCCTTGCCAGATGTATAGATGGGAACCCGTGTGTATAACGAAGCATTCATACGAATTTAAAGACGTTGCAACCTAAAAATCATATGTACAAATATAAGTTATGTACGGATGGATATGTACATGATATAGTATATGTTAAGTGTACTATCTAGTTAGTGATGTTTGGATGTATATATAATGGGATGTAGGAAATATATTTTTGGTTGTTGGAAattgtaattaatatatataaacatgtaaacggATAACGTTTTTCCTGTTCAGGAGGAGTATTTTTACTCAGACGTACGCGGCCTACCCGGGTCAGATAATATTAATAACTTCAATAAAAATATATAAGATTTTAATAAATATGTAGTGCAAGAGGATCAAAAAGCACATACAGGTTCAAGTTGAGTGGCTTTATTATTGTGCACTGCAGTTCCCAATATTCGAATAACTGCATTACTATCTGGACTGTAGGTTTCATCAGTTAATCCTTGTTCAGCAATGTAGCTTTTATAACTGGAGCTTAATCCACCCTAATTAGCACAAAACTCATATTAGTTGTTATCACCTTATTATTAGCTTTCAAAAAAATTACATATAAATGTATAAAATTACCTTAAAAAGAACCATAGGCTGAAAAAGAGCAATAAACTGCGGTGGTTCATTGTCTTGGTAGATACGGCCCTAAAGAATATTAAACCACACCATAAGAATTACGTTGTGTATAAAAATATTACGGTATGTAATATTTTGGTTGTTGGAAattgtaattaatatatataaacatgtaaacggATAACGTTTTTCTATTTGTAATGCATACAACCTTCACAATTGTTTTCATTCAGACATTTTACTTCATTATTGTAATCATAATCCTACTTACACGTTAATAAATGCACAAAATCAACCCATTTTAACCCAAACTAGTTTTGATCCGTTTCCAAACCGCCCATCTTGCCACTGCTAACAGTATGGTACCTGAACAGGTCTCCCTTTCAGCGAGTTGAACATCGATGCGGTCAGCTTAGCAGCTGTATTTTGATCCTCCTGTCGATTAAAAATGGATTAAAATGCATTCTAAAACCTTTTTATTTGACATAataataaaagttttttttttatctattacTGTATTATTTACCTCGGTGCTGTTTTTTCCAATCCAATAACAAAGATAAAAGTCTTCCTTTTTCTCTCTAGAATGGTAACTATAAAGAACAATGTAACAATCTCCACAGTAGAATTTACCGACGTCCTCACTGGCTACCGGGTGCTTGGCCCCACCATCGATCGACCACACCTTAATGTCAAAAGTTCAAAATATTTAAAAGTACAAATAAAAAGTTTATGAAAAAATGATTATAGATGGACGTTTGTGATCAAACCTCGAGTTTCCCATTTCCTTCAAGCAACGGCGGAACAACTTCCTCACCTGCGGGAGCATTTTTATCTTTCCCTTTTTGCCCAACACCTTGTTGTTGCTTTAAAAGGGCTACAATACAAAAATAGTACCATTTTTATTTTATTGAAAGGCAAAATAGTACCATCTAATGCAACAAATTGACAAGTTGTATAATTGGGTAAGAAACAGAAAGTATGTCGCATTATATGGTAAAAAAAGTAGAATTTGTTttgcttatatatgaatatataaagtGATTGCTATATTTCATTTTCCTGGAGTTCATcatcaattaaataaataaataaacaaacaaaatatattctaataatcATGTAAGTTGTTTGATATAATGATTTAGGCtgcttttgcaaaaaaaaaaaaaaaagactttaGGTAACTTTCAATTGTTTGGCCCATTTGATATAAAGCACAACCAAGTAGAATTGTCATTTGTAAACGGGTCAAAATCGCAACGTCTATTATTACCTGACACTTTTCCTCTATTTTCAGCTACTTTTCCTCTATTTTCAGCTGCAGGTGCAATTGATGATGGCCATGAGTCAAAGTTAGACTTGAATGCATGTGTTTCATAACCTTGAATTAGTCGGGTTACAAGGGTTGCTTTTGGCCGATTATTACTTGTGACAAACTCCTATAAATGGTTAATGTTGAAATCAGTAACCGATTAAAAGAAGAAATTTTTAAAAGCAGAATATTAATTTATACCTCAGCGGCTTTTGTGGCAGCTTTTCTATCATCCACCTGTGTTGCTCGACCCACCCAAACAAACACCTCTGCACCACAGTCTAGTAGATAGCATTTGTCGGTTTCAAACGTCGATTTTGAATATTCATCAATTGGATCCCCAACCTGGCCTCCAGCAATGCTGCAAAAAATAGACAATTTTACAAAAAGAAACTTTTCCTACAAAGTATATGTCAATTGGAACAGTGGCAGAGGTTGCAAAATGGGCGGGTTGTTTAATGGGTCCCAACAGATAAAACTTTATTAACACGGGTCAGGGAAGGCTGATCAGCTAAACTTTTTTCTCCATTTGtaacattaaataaatattttattagTTATATAAGACTAAAA comes from Rutidosis leptorrhynchoides isolate AG116_Rl617_1_P2 chromosome 4, CSIRO_AGI_Rlap_v1, whole genome shotgun sequence and encodes:
- the LOC139840244 gene encoding villin-2-like; this translates as MATAKALEPAFQGVGTRPGLEIWRIENFQPVPLPKSEYGKFYSGDSYVVLQTSHGRGGAGVFTYAIHFWLGKDTSQDEAGTAAIKAVELDAILGGRAVQHREVQNHESEKFLSYFKPCIVPLEGGVKSGFKTPEEGEFETRLYICKGKRVVHMKQVPFSRSVLNHDDVFILDTKDKIFQFNGTNSNIQERAKALEVIQVLKDKYHEGTCDVAIVDDGKLQAEGDSGEFWVIFGGFAPIGKKVLTDDDIVPDRTPGKLYSIAGGQVGDPIDEYSKSTFETDKCYLLDCGAEVFVWVGRATQVDDRKAATKAAEEFVTSNNRPKATLVTRLIQGYETHAFKSNFDSWPSSIAPAAENRGKVAENRGKVSALLKQQQGVGQKGKDKNAPAGEEVVPPLLEGNGKLEVWSIDGGAKHPVASEDVGKFYCGDCYIVLYSYHSREKKEDFYLCYWIGKNSTEEDQNTAAKLTASMFNSLKGRPVQGRIYQDNEPPQFIALFQPMVLFKGGLSSSYKSYIAEQGLTDETYSPDSNAVIRILGTAVHNNKATQLEPVATSLNSYECFVIHTGSHLYIWQGTQSTFEQHQWAAKIAEFVKPGVTAKYQKEGTESATFWLALGGKEDFTSNKVSLETIRDPHLFAFSLYKGKFEIEEVYNFDQDDLLPEDILILDTHAEVFVWIGHAVDAKEKKSALDLGQKYIEWAENLDGLSPRVPLYKVADGNEPAFFTTYFSWEPSKTLIHGNAFQKKITILFGAGNAEGHGNQDGGATQRASAMAALNSAFQSTPGGGKGGSSKGSSSAGSQRRAAVAALSGVIADPKIDEPEPVAEPEKPEEAPEEAPEEPSEPAPEEDDGEPKVEIEEDENGILSSQSTFTYEQVRVKSENPVPGIDLKRREAYLSVEEFESVLGMSKEEFYKLPKWKQDQTKKKADLF